From the genome of Neodiprion pinetum isolate iyNeoPine1 chromosome 3, iyNeoPine1.2, whole genome shotgun sequence, one region includes:
- the LOC124214376 gene encoding uncharacterized protein encodes MENFKITLNKIEELLPYIKLADKPKIQLLNYMPKDPAISMSFRSWETYVYPMLPSTTRHVWAVKISTQLEEPRYVLLGFQTARRNDLQKNASEFDHCRIRDVKLFLNSQCYPYGNLNLDISNNQYAILYDMYDQFQTAYYNKEAEPLLSKREFIDQAPLIVIGCSKQNESLKTGPVDIRLEFEASVEFPANTAAYCMILHDRIIEYSPISGTVKELV; translated from the coding sequence AtggaaaactttaaaattacCCTTAATAAAATCGAGGAGTTGCTGCCATACATCAAACTGGCTgataaaccgaaaatccaACTGCTGAACTACATGCCCAAGGACCCAGCcatatccatgagttttcgttcttgggaaacgtacgtgtatccgATGCTTCCGTCAACGACCCGACATGTGTGGGCGGTCAAAATATCGACCCAGTTAGAGGAGCCGAGGTATGTCCTTCTGGGATTCCAAACTGCAAGAAGAAACGATCTCCAGAAAAATGCTAGCGAATTTGATCATTGTCGAATCAGAGATGTGAAACTCTTCCTCAACTCGCAGTGTTATCCGTATGGAAATTTGAATCTCGATATATCCAATAATCAGTACGCCATTCTCTATGACATGTATGACCAGTTTCAAACGGCCTACTACAACAAAGAAGCCGAACCTTTGTTATCGAAGCGTGAATTCATAGACCAAGCTCCCCTTATCGTTATCGGTTGCTCGAAACAGAATGAATCGTTGAAAACCGGACCGGTGGatattcgattggaatttgaagCGAGCGTAGAATTTCCCGCAAACACTGCAGCCTATTGCATGATCTTGCACGATCGTATCATCGAGTACAGCCCGATTAGTGGCACGGTCAAGGAATTagtataa